One Vibrio sp. CDRSL-10 TSBA genomic window, AAAGCTGGTCAAACAGCAAGGCCAGCATGTTATAACTCAGAGCATTGAGCGAAGCCGGGTTGTCTAATGTCGCGACGCCAATTTTGTGGACATTATCCCGGCACCTCAGCTCCTGAAAGCTGACACGGTCAGTCATATCTCCTCCTCACATTGATGTTTATCTTCCTGACCTAACGGTTTTTCCAGTGCGGTTTGCGTTTTTGCAGAAACGCCTGCACGCCTTCGGTCTGATCTTCAGTATCGAACAGGTTGAGGAAGTATTCGCGTTCTTTGATCAAACCTTGCTGGTGAGTCGCATAACGGGTCTGCTGAATAAGCCGCTTGCAGGCAGCCACGGAAGACGGTGACTGATTTTCCACGTTTCTGCGCCATCTCAAGCGCGTAAGTCAGCGCCTGTCCTTTTTCTACCACCTCTTCCACCAAACCTATCTGCCGCCCCTGATCTGCTGCAATCTGCTCACCACATAAAATCATCCGCTTCGCCCAGCCTTCACCAACCAGAGCGGTAAGATTCTGCGTTCCGCCGGCACAGGGCAGTAAACCGACTTTGGCTTCAGGTAACGCTAAAACCGCTTGCCGCTCAGCAACCCGAATATCGCATGCCAGCGCGACCTCCAGACCACCGCCCATCGCATAGCCGTTAATGGCAGCGACCGACACCCCACGAAACGCACTCAGGGTTTCAAACGCTTCGCCAAACACGCGCGCCATGGTGTGCGCTGTGGCCTTATTGCCATCGGCAAACAACTTGAGATCAGCTCCGGCCGAGAAAAACTTGTCGCCAGCTCCGGTCAGTACCATGGCATAAATATCTTTATCATCGTTGAGTGACTCCACCAGCCCTTTCAGCTGCACCAGACTCTGTTCTGTCCAGGTATTGGCAGGCGGGTTGTTCATGGTAACTACCGCTACATGCTGACGCACTTCAACCTCAATGGGCGTTACCGAATTCGTTTGCTCAGCCATAATCGCTCCGTAAATTGCTCTTTCCCGCTACCAAATCGCACATCCTTCACCCAGTAACCGCCGCGCGATGATAAGACGCATAATCTCATTAGTCCCTTCCAGGATCTGATGTACACGCACATCACGAAAATGGCGTTCGAGCGGATATTCACGGATGTAACCATAGCCGCCATACAGTTGCAGCGCCGCATCACACACCTGAAAACCGACATCGGTAGCGAATCGTTTCGCCATTGCGCAGTAAGTGGTCGCCTCCCTGTCCCCGAGATCCAGTTTACTGGCGGCATAGCGCACCAGTTGACGCGCCGCTACTAACTCGGTTGCCATATCAGCCAGCTTAAACTGCAACCCCTGAAACTGAGCCAGTGACTGACCAAACTGTTTACGCTCCTGCATATACTGTGTGGCCTGATTGAGTGCCTGTTGTGCGGTGCCGACAGAGCAGGTGGCGATATTAATCCGCCCGCCATCCAGCCCTTTCATGGCGAAGGTAAATCCTTCCCCTTCCTGGCCGAGTAAACCGCTTTCCGGCACCCGGACGTTTTCCAGGGTCACCGAGCGGGTCGGCTGGCTGTTCCAGCCCATTTTGGGTTCTTTGCGTCCGTAACTGATTCCCGGCGTGTCAGCCTGTAGCACAAACGCAGAAATGCCTTTTGCTCCCGCTTCTCCGGTACGCGCCATCACCACCAGTACATCGGTTTCACCGGCACCCGAGATAAAGGTTTTGCTGCCGTTGAGGATGTAATGATCGCCTTGCTTGCGCGCGGTGGTGGTGAGTGACGCCGCATCAGAGCCGGCATTGGGCTCAGTCAGGCAGTACGAACCCAGCCATTTGCCATATACCAGTTGCGGACAGAAATAGGCTTTTGCTTCCTGAGTCCCGAAGCTGGCGACCATCCAGGTCACCATATTATGAATAGTCATAAACGCTGTGGTAGAGGTGCAGCCCATAGCAAGTTGTTCAAACACAATTGACGAGTCAAGACGGCTCAATCCAAGGCCACAATGCTCTTCAGGCGTATAAAGCGCGAGAAAACCCAGCTCTCCGGCATCACGTAACACCTGTTTGGGGAAAAACTGTTCTTCATCCCACTGCGCAGCAAATGGTGCCAGACGTTCACTGGCAAACTGGCGCGCGGTATCGGCAAACGCCCGTTGATCTTCATTCAGTTCAAAGTCCATACTGAGCTCCGTATCTGTCTGTCCGTTTTTGTAGCCTTGTTTTTCTCTCTATCTCTTTCTCTGTTTCTGCCTCAGCCGAACAGCCAGGTTCATTGCCAAAGCCGGAGAGAATTGAGACCGTCATCTGAGATGAATAGTCAGGTTAGGCCCACCGGGAATATCATCCTCAAACCAGCGTGCGCTGACCGTTTTGGTCTCCGTAAAAAAGCGAACAGCCTGCTTGCCGTAGGCATGCAGATCGCCGTAGAAGCTACCGCGCCAACCGGTAAAGGAGAAGAACGGCAGCGGCACAGGGATCGGCACGTTAATACCGACCTGCCC contains:
- a CDS encoding acyl-CoA dehydrogenase family protein, coding for MDFELNEDQRAFADTARQFASERLAPFAAQWDEEQFFPKQVLRDAGELGFLALYTPEEHCGLGLSRLDSSIVFEQLAMGCTSTTAFMTIHNMVTWMVASFGTQEAKAYFCPQLVYGKWLGSYCLTEPNAGSDAASLTTTARKQGDHYILNGSKTFISGAGETDVLVVMARTGEAGAKGISAFVLQADTPGISYGRKEPKMGWNSQPTRSVTLENVRVPESGLLGQEGEGFTFAMKGLDGGRINIATCSVGTAQQALNQATQYMQERKQFGQSLAQFQGLQFKLADMATELVAARQLVRYAASKLDLGDREATTYCAMAKRFATDVGFQVCDAALQLYGGYGYIREYPLERHFRDVRVHQILEGTNEIMRLIIARRLLGEGCAIW